From the genome of Halorussus caseinilyticus, one region includes:
- a CDS encoding polyprenyl synthetase family protein encodes MDYPESRRALVEERLEVVLDRVEPTELAEEVRHVALSGGKRVRPTVTVLSCEAAGGETEEAVDFAVGVELVHDASLVVDDIIDQSDTRRGSASAWAEYGYSPAIVASDGLIGEAFELFSPDPRAMEAVADAMVELGEGEATELVARPTNRTEYMELARRKTGALFRAAAELGAIAADADPATVEAFGEYAEKVGVAFQIRDDVLDATADAAELGKPTGHDAEMGRPSIVRVTDLDAEEADALAHEKSDAALAALDRAETPDLTATDYLRDLAAFVVTREH; translated from the coding sequence ATGGATTATCCCGAGTCCCGAAGGGCGCTGGTCGAGGAGCGCCTCGAAGTCGTCCTCGACCGCGTCGAACCGACGGAACTCGCCGAGGAGGTCCGCCACGTCGCGCTGTCGGGGGGCAAGCGCGTCCGGCCGACCGTCACGGTGTTGTCGTGCGAGGCCGCAGGTGGCGAGACCGAGGAGGCGGTGGACTTCGCGGTCGGGGTCGAACTCGTTCACGACGCGTCGCTGGTCGTAGACGACATCATCGACCAGTCGGACACCCGCCGCGGGAGCGCGAGCGCGTGGGCCGAATACGGCTACTCACCGGCCATCGTCGCCAGCGACGGTCTCATCGGGGAGGCGTTCGAACTCTTCTCGCCGGACCCCCGAGCGATGGAGGCGGTCGCCGACGCGATGGTCGAACTCGGCGAGGGCGAAGCGACCGAACTCGTCGCCCGACCCACGAACCGGACCGAGTACATGGAACTGGCCCGCCGGAAGACCGGGGCGCTGTTCCGGGCCGCGGCCGAGTTGGGCGCAATCGCGGCCGACGCCGACCCCGCGACCGTAGAAGCGTTCGGCGAGTACGCCGAGAAGGTCGGGGTCGCGTTCCAGATTCGGGACGACGTACTCGACGCGACGGCCGACGCCGCCGAACTCGGCAAGCCCACGGGCCACGACGCCGAGATGGGTCGGCCCTCCATCGTCCGCGTGACCGACTTGGACGCCGAGGAAGCCGATGCGCTCGCTCACGAGAAGTCCGACGCGGCGCTGGCGGCCCTCGACCGGGCCGAGACGCCCGACCTGACGGCGACCGACTACCTGCGTGACCTCGCGGCGTTTGTGGTGACGCGCGAACACTGA
- a CDS encoding carboxymuconolactone decarboxylase family protein, whose product MSSDTFGGFDKPTITWRTAVPTVARWLRNMPRAIRAARRDELDETLLEKVALAVTAVNECESCTRYHTEQAQEAGISEETVRQILEHDVQAAVEDDELPALKFAQRFAEADANPDPEVIANLREAYDPETANDVLAAAHEMHFANLMGNTTDLLKLRAEARARQLRNLPRNAREAIGNAL is encoded by the coding sequence ATGTCGAGCGATACCTTCGGTGGGTTCGACAAGCCCACCATCACGTGGCGGACGGCAGTCCCGACGGTGGCCCGATGGCTTCGCAACATGCCGCGAGCGATACGCGCCGCGCGGCGCGACGAACTCGACGAGACGCTTCTCGAAAAGGTCGCGCTCGCGGTCACGGCGGTCAACGAGTGCGAGTCCTGCACCCGGTACCACACCGAGCAAGCGCAGGAAGCGGGCATCTCCGAGGAGACGGTCAGACAGATACTCGAACACGACGTGCAGGCCGCCGTCGAGGACGACGAACTTCCCGCACTGAAGTTCGCACAGCGGTTCGCCGAGGCGGACGCGAACCCGGACCCCGAGGTGATTGCGAATCTCCGGGAGGCCTACGACCCGGAGACGGCCAACGACGTGCTGGCGGCCGCCCACGAGATGCACTTTGCGAACCTGATGGGCAACACCACCGACCTGCTGAAACTCCGCGCAGAGGCTCGCGCTCGCCAACTCCGGAACCTGCCGCGGAACGCGCGCGAGGCGATTGGGAACGCGCTCTAA
- a CDS encoding electron transfer flavoprotein subunit alpha/FixB family protein: MSDVLAVAEHRRGELRDVSFELLSAGRMLADQTGGDLHVAVVGGDTDGFADELDREGVDAIHTVSEGEEFNHDIYAQAVEALHADLDPQVLLMPNSVNGLDYAPAVANRLDLPLATDAVDFEYDDGLTVTREMYGSKVETTVEVGGDQYAVTIRGAEWPAAESVGDAEISEFDADIDTDTGSVVTGFEEVGGGDVDISEADFIVSIGRGIEEEDNLPLIEDLVEATDATLASSRPIVDNGWLPKNRQVGQSGKVVTPTVYLAIGISGAVQHVAGMKGADNIIAVNTDPNAPIFDIADYGIVGDLFDVVPELIEEFE; the protein is encoded by the coding sequence ATGAGTGACGTGCTGGCCGTCGCGGAACACCGCCGCGGCGAACTCCGCGACGTGAGCTTCGAACTCCTCTCGGCCGGGCGCATGCTCGCCGACCAGACCGGCGGCGACCTGCACGTCGCCGTCGTCGGCGGCGACACCGACGGGTTCGCCGACGAACTCGACCGCGAGGGCGTGGACGCCATCCACACCGTCTCGGAGGGCGAGGAGTTCAACCACGACATCTACGCGCAGGCCGTCGAAGCCCTGCACGCGGACCTCGACCCGCAGGTCCTGTTGATGCCCAACAGCGTCAACGGACTCGACTACGCGCCCGCGGTCGCCAACCGACTCGACCTGCCGCTGGCGACCGACGCCGTGGACTTCGAGTACGACGACGGCCTGACCGTCACCCGCGAGATGTACGGGTCGAAGGTCGAGACCACCGTCGAAGTCGGCGGCGACCAGTACGCCGTCACCATCCGCGGCGCGGAGTGGCCCGCCGCGGAGAGCGTCGGCGACGCCGAGATTTCGGAGTTCGACGCCGACATCGACACCGACACCGGGTCGGTCGTCACCGGTTTCGAAGAGGTCGGCGGCGGCGACGTTGACATCAGCGAGGCCGACTTCATCGTCTCCATCGGCCGAGGTATCGAGGAGGAGGACAACCTCCCGCTCATCGAGGACCTCGTGGAAGCGACGGACGCGACCCTCGCGTCCTCGCGGCCCATCGTGGACAACGGATGGCTACCCAAGAACCGGCAGGTCGGCCAGTCCGGGAAAGTCGTCACCCCGACGGTCTACCTCGCAATCGGCATCTCCGGAGCGGTCCAGCACGTCGCTGGCATGAAGGGTGCCGACAACATCATCGCGGTCAACACCGACCCGAACGCGCCCATCTTCGACATCGCCGACTACGGTATCGTCGGCGACCTGTTCGACGTGGTGCCGGAACTCATCGAAGAGTTCGAGTAA
- a CDS encoding electron transfer flavoprotein subunit beta/FixA family protein, with protein sequence MKVLVTVKEVAEVADDFEIEGTEVGERYLEYDLNEWDDYAVEEAVQLKEDGPAEEVVTVTIGPERSEETIRMALAKGADRAVRVWDDALEEPDLLDVETKTNLLQAVVEEEDPDLVLTGVQAGDDAFGATGVSLADELGFQWGAVVNALDYDADENVAHVHRELEGGVEELTDIELPAVLTIQTGINEPRYASLRGIRQAQSKEISPKSLGDIGLDADAVESDLTLTSMYEPESESDVEIFDGDASETAGKLAEVLREKGVAE encoded by the coding sequence ATGAAGGTCTTGGTGACTGTGAAGGAGGTCGCCGAAGTCGCGGACGACTTCGAGATAGAGGGGACCGAGGTAGGCGAACGCTACCTCGAGTACGACCTGAACGAGTGGGACGACTACGCCGTCGAGGAGGCCGTCCAATTGAAAGAGGACGGCCCGGCCGAAGAGGTCGTGACTGTCACTATCGGTCCCGAACGGTCCGAAGAGACCATTCGGATGGCACTGGCGAAGGGTGCCGACCGCGCGGTTCGAGTGTGGGACGACGCGCTCGAAGAACCCGACCTGCTCGACGTAGAGACCAAGACGAACCTGCTCCAAGCCGTGGTCGAGGAAGAAGACCCCGACCTCGTGCTGACCGGCGTGCAGGCGGGCGACGACGCTTTCGGCGCGACCGGCGTCTCGCTGGCCGACGAACTCGGCTTCCAGTGGGGCGCGGTCGTCAACGCGCTGGACTACGACGCCGACGAGAACGTCGCGCACGTCCACCGCGAACTGGAGGGCGGCGTCGAGGAACTGACCGACATCGAACTGCCCGCGGTTCTCACCATCCAGACGGGTATCAACGAACCCCGGTACGCCAGCCTCCGGGGTATCCGACAGGCCCAGAGTAAGGAAATCTCACCCAAGAGCCTCGGCGACATCGGTCTGGACGCCGATGCGGTCGAGAGCGACCTGACGCTGACTTCGATGTACGAACCCGAAAGCGAGAGCGACGTGGAAATCTTCGACGGTGACGCGAGCGAGACGGCCGGGAAACTTGCGGAAGTCCTCCGAGAGAAGGGGGTGGCAGAATGA
- a CDS encoding helix-turn-helix transcriptional regulator — protein sequence MRLSVALLVVLLAVSPLVGAGAGHPADGRAHATDTARAVSGVPTATDAANVTAANATVSDGTEMYVSLHEDGSARWTVTTQFALRDANETEAFRQLATDYESGGADTGLRKATFERVVKSASEDADRPMELRGVNRSARTFDNATVGSLSLSFTWTNFTRVEESRIILGDVFSTQTGTWLPTLADDQTLVIEAPPGYVVWNSPQGVVNGTMLRYEGPRTLDADDLSATYKPRVQAPSTTNETSTGFPNVSGTWGLVVVFLLFGGFGAYALAQRRGADPEAVGESDDRRPESSPGVSATADPENEAPPETDEDGGDEPDTELLSDEERVLRLLRDNEGRMKQGQIVKETNWSNAKVSQLLSKMDDNDDVDKLRIGRENLITLPDEDVTDVE from the coding sequence ATGCGGTTATCTGTCGCCCTCCTCGTCGTCCTCCTCGCCGTCAGCCCCCTCGTGGGAGCAGGGGCAGGCCACCCGGCCGACGGCCGAGCGCACGCCACGGACACCGCGCGTGCCGTCTCGGGCGTGCCGACGGCCACCGACGCGGCCAACGTTACGGCCGCGAACGCGACGGTCAGCGACGGCACCGAGATGTACGTCTCCCTCCACGAAGACGGAAGCGCTCGGTGGACCGTCACCACGCAGTTCGCCCTCCGTGACGCGAACGAAACCGAGGCGTTTCGACAGTTAGCGACCGACTACGAGAGCGGAGGTGCCGACACCGGACTCAGGAAAGCGACGTTCGAGCGCGTAGTAAAGAGTGCGTCCGAGGACGCCGACCGACCGATGGAACTCCGGGGCGTCAACCGGTCGGCGCGCACGTTCGACAACGCGACTGTCGGGTCCCTCTCGCTGTCGTTCACGTGGACGAACTTCACGCGAGTCGAAGAGAGTCGAATCATCCTCGGCGACGTGTTCAGCACGCAGACGGGGACGTGGCTCCCGACGCTGGCCGACGACCAGACGCTCGTCATCGAGGCCCCGCCGGGGTACGTGGTCTGGAACTCGCCGCAGGGCGTCGTCAACGGGACCATGTTGCGCTACGAAGGCCCGCGGACGTTGGACGCCGACGACCTGTCGGCGACGTACAAGCCCCGCGTACAGGCACCGTCGACCACGAACGAGACTTCGACCGGATTCCCGAACGTCTCGGGGACGTGGGGTCTCGTCGTCGTCTTCCTCCTGTTCGGCGGGTTCGGCGCGTACGCGCTGGCACAGCGCCGCGGTGCCGACCCGGAGGCAGTCGGGGAGTCCGACGACCGACGCCCCGAGTCGTCGCCCGGCGTCTCGGCCACGGCGGACCCCGAGAACGAAGCGCCGCCCGAGACCGACGAGGACGGAGGCGACGAACCCGACACGGAACTGCTGAGCGACGAGGAGCGCGTCCTGCGACTGCTCCGGGACAACGAGGGGCGGATGAAGCAGGGACAAATCGTCAAGGAGACCAACTGGTCGAACGCGAAGGTGTCCCAACTGCTCTCGAAGATGGACGACAACGACGACGTGGACAAACTCCGCATCGGCCGGGAGAACCTCATCACGCTCCCCGACGAGGACGTGACGGACGTGGAGTGA
- a CDS encoding DUF7094 domain-containing protein: MRLTPVMLALLLALSPGAVAVQASAPTPTAHGQTVPSQTDAVRALDDGNTTNVMTLGTDPKRVAFDSPSLALGNALTMGHGEFRAELTAKSLEQQLETANSPEQKKQILTRYRYRIENRIISLKAKEQQATQAFSNGTISNSEYVRTLGSIDAEVADIRRLISTMRTRANSVPRFGMETEANTLKGKLVTVEGPIRDRIAATIRGEQSPTRVYVATGENGVVLSAIVNGEYVREIVRTDRRNPAASTKSSKIAARETVINQYPWAFNHSKFSGVDARYGSTHIYQVNLEHEQGELVAYYDGGTRSVFKEIQYKQLNGQTPLPTGPAVGNTSENVTLAVNRTYPGGPLRVKLTNATGDPVQGDVMVAGDSVGRTNADGVLWALSPVNQFRVSATYDFTTVNVTTTPVESTRP; this comes from the coding sequence ATGCGACTCACCCCCGTTATGCTGGCATTACTGCTCGCCCTCTCTCCCGGAGCAGTCGCGGTGCAAGCGTCGGCCCCGACACCGACCGCTCACGGCCAGACGGTCCCCTCCCAGACCGATGCCGTCCGCGCTCTCGACGACGGAAACACGACCAACGTCATGACGCTCGGGACCGACCCGAAGCGCGTCGCGTTCGACTCACCGTCGCTCGCCCTCGGGAACGCGCTCACGATGGGCCACGGCGAGTTCCGCGCGGAACTCACCGCGAAGTCGCTCGAACAACAGTTAGAGACCGCCAACAGCCCAGAGCAGAAGAAACAGATTCTGACCCGGTATCGCTACCGAATCGAGAACCGAATCATCTCGCTGAAGGCCAAAGAGCAACAGGCCACTCAAGCGTTCTCGAACGGCACTATCTCGAACAGCGAGTACGTCCGCACGCTCGGGAGCATCGACGCGGAAGTCGCCGACATCCGGCGACTCATCTCCACGATGCGGACGCGGGCGAACTCGGTCCCGCGGTTCGGCATGGAGACGGAAGCGAACACGCTGAAGGGGAAGCTCGTCACCGTCGAAGGCCCGATTCGTGACCGAATCGCGGCGACGATACGCGGCGAGCAATCGCCGACGCGCGTCTACGTGGCGACTGGCGAGAACGGCGTCGTCCTCTCGGCCATCGTGAACGGCGAGTACGTCCGCGAAATCGTCCGTACCGACAGACGGAACCCCGCCGCCTCCACCAAATCATCGAAGATTGCCGCGCGCGAGACGGTCATCAACCAGTACCCGTGGGCGTTCAACCACAGCAAGTTCTCGGGCGTGGACGCCCGCTACGGCAGTACCCACATCTATCAGGTGAACCTCGAACACGAACAGGGCGAACTCGTCGCCTACTACGACGGCGGCACTCGGTCGGTGTTCAAGGAAATCCAGTACAAGCAGTTGAACGGCCAGACTCCGCTCCCGACGGGACCGGCGGTCGGAAACACCTCCGAGAACGTCACGCTGGCGGTCAACCGCACCTACCCCGGCGGACCGCTCCGCGTGAAACTCACGAACGCGACGGGCGACCCGGTGCAGGGCGACGTGATGGTCGCCGGTGACTCCGTGGGTCGGACGAACGCTGACGGCGTTCTCTGGGCTCTCTCGCCCGTAAACCAGTTCCGCGTGAGCGCCACCTACGACTTCACGACGGTCAACGTGACGACGACCCCGGTAGAATCGACACGACCCTAA
- a CDS encoding type IV pilin N-terminal domain-containing protein: MSDRATSPVLGIVLLLAVTAALAGTVASIAFGTTTPAESPRAAIDLRVDADANRLTFVHRGGDVLDARDLTLRVRIDGTALDAPPPVPFFSATGFRPGPTGPFNSATDPEWSAGETASFELAGTNSPTISPGSEVVVVISVGESVVAEVSGTG, encoded by the coding sequence GTGTCGGACCGCGCCACCTCCCCGGTTCTCGGTATCGTCCTCTTGCTCGCCGTCACCGCGGCGCTCGCGGGGACCGTCGCCAGCATCGCGTTCGGAACCACGACGCCCGCCGAGTCGCCCCGCGCCGCCATCGACCTGCGGGTCGATGCCGACGCGAATCGCCTGACGTTCGTCCACCGCGGCGGCGACGTTCTGGACGCGCGCGACCTGACGCTCCGGGTTCGCATCGACGGCACCGCGCTCGACGCGCCGCCGCCGGTCCCCTTCTTCTCGGCGACGGGGTTCCGGCCCGGTCCCACCGGGCCGTTCAACAGCGCGACGGACCCGGAGTGGTCGGCGGGCGAGACGGCGAGCTTCGAACTCGCGGGGACGAACTCGCCGACGATTTCGCCGGGTTCGGAGGTCGTGGTGGTGATTTCGGTCGGCGAGTCGGTCGTCGCGGAGGTTTCGGGGACCGGGTGA
- a CDS encoding methyltransferase domain-containing protein has translation MGILEDKSRARLFYKYLSKVYDTVNPFIWNERMRDDALAMLDIQEGDRVLDVGCGTGFATEGILQHTENVHGLDQSVHQLQKAWAKLGKHDPVSFYRGDAERLPFEDDSFDVVWSSGSIEYWPNPVATLREMRRVVKPGGQVLVVGPNNPKSTVMQKVADAIMLFYDAEEADRMFREAGYTDIHHYEMGPKYDPDVALTTIGRDPEDE, from the coding sequence ATGGGTATCCTCGAAGACAAGAGTCGCGCTCGACTCTTCTACAAGTACCTCTCGAAGGTGTACGATACCGTCAACCCGTTCATCTGGAACGAGCGGATGCGCGACGACGCGCTGGCGATGCTCGACATTCAGGAGGGCGACCGGGTGCTAGACGTGGGGTGTGGCACTGGCTTCGCAACCGAGGGCATCCTCCAGCACACCGAGAACGTCCACGGACTCGACCAGAGCGTCCACCAACTCCAGAAGGCGTGGGCGAAACTCGGCAAGCACGACCCGGTGAGCTTCTACCGCGGGGACGCCGAGCGCCTGCCGTTCGAGGACGACAGCTTCGACGTGGTGTGGTCGTCGGGGTCAATCGAGTACTGGCCGAACCCGGTCGCTACGCTCCGAGAAATGCGCCGCGTGGTCAAACCCGGCGGGCAGGTGCTTGTGGTCGGGCCGAACAACCCCAAATCGACGGTCATGCAGAAGGTCGCCGACGCAATCATGCTGTTCTACGACGCCGAAGAAGCCGACCGGATGTTCCGCGAGGCGGGGTACACGGACATCCACCACTACGAGATGGGACCGAAGTACGACCCGGACGTGGCGCTCACGACCATCGGGCGCGACCCCGAAGACGAGTAG
- the ahaH gene encoding ATP synthase archaeal subunit H produces the protein MPRPEVLERIKEAEQEADDIVAEAEEEREQRISDARKEAEDIRREAEDEASELHDERLAEAREEIETERDEILAEGEQEREELESRARGNEEEVTDYVVDLFEEAVHAQT, from the coding sequence ATGCCGAGGCCAGAGGTTCTCGAACGAATCAAGGAGGCCGAGCAAGAGGCCGACGACATCGTCGCCGAGGCCGAGGAGGAGCGCGAACAGCGCATCTCCGACGCTCGGAAAGAGGCGGAGGACATCCGCCGTGAAGCCGAGGACGAGGCGTCCGAACTTCACGACGAACGTCTCGCCGAGGCCCGCGAGGAAATCGAGACCGAGCGCGACGAAATTCTCGCCGAGGGCGAGCAAGAGCGTGAGGAACTCGAATCGCGGGCGCGAGGGAACGAGGAGGAAGTAACCGACTACGTGGTTGACCTGTTCGAGGAGGCGGTGCATGCTCAGACCTGA
- a CDS encoding V-type ATP synthase subunit I produces MLRPERMSKVSVTGSRAVMDDVIETVHELNLVHLSDYDGSWDGFEPGDPVEGADDASEKLVTVRSIESILDVDEEDAGPNRIVTDEALEDELESVRTEVNELDDRRNELENELRDVEERLGSVKPFADLGIDLDLLSGYDTLQVAVGEAEEEDVRQALSDARSISEFGTFSGDGTVAVFAYPAEDAADDALDEVLVGVDFASLDVPDAEGSPEEYVEGLEHERQKLESKLDSVENDLENVKLDTAGFLLAAEEKLSIDVQKAEAPLNFATTENAFVAEGWIPTDRYTELASALGDAVGDRVEVDELERASYDAHGVHGHEEPASQDEHGSGEVAADGGTTMDDEQPPVVQDNPGAVKPFELLVETINRPKYFEFDPTVVLFLTFPAFFGFMIGDLGYGLLYLGVGYWLYSSFDNPAFKSLGGIALWAGGFTALFGVLYGEIFGLHQLGEVVWGGHPPIKKGLQPVNSSFALSWMTISVLAGLLHMTVGYIFGFIEEVGHNPVDAVLESGSWVLLFAGIWTWIFSTQAQGTKPDFLFSVFNGDPFAFGFGGFSPAVGTIGLAIGGVGFLLYLAGEVKHFGGPGVVIGALESLSVLSDALSYTRIAAVLLAKAGMAFAVNLLFFGVYVTGEGSHAEWHFGIGHMPEVGTMYHGHEVTSHMFGGLVHSGIAGLLVGLLVLVIGHLLVLALGITSAGLQAVRLEYVEFFGKFYEGGGEEYEPFGYDRSYTTQD; encoded by the coding sequence ATGCTCAGACCTGAACGAATGAGTAAGGTGTCCGTGACGGGTTCGCGCGCCGTCATGGACGACGTTATCGAGACCGTCCACGAGTTGAATCTGGTTCACCTTTCCGATTACGACGGCTCGTGGGACGGCTTCGAACCGGGCGACCCGGTCGAAGGTGCCGACGACGCGTCCGAGAAACTCGTCACCGTCCGCTCCATCGAGAGCATCCTCGACGTGGACGAGGAGGACGCCGGACCGAACCGCATCGTCACCGACGAGGCGCTCGAAGACGAACTCGAGTCCGTCCGCACGGAGGTCAACGAACTCGACGACCGGCGGAACGAACTCGAGAACGAACTCCGCGACGTGGAGGAGCGACTCGGTTCGGTCAAGCCGTTCGCGGACCTCGGCATCGACCTCGACCTGCTCTCGGGCTACGACACCCTACAGGTCGCGGTCGGCGAGGCCGAGGAAGAAGACGTTCGGCAGGCGCTCTCGGACGCTCGCTCCATCAGCGAGTTCGGCACCTTCTCGGGCGACGGCACCGTCGCCGTCTTCGCGTACCCCGCCGAGGACGCCGCCGACGACGCGCTGGACGAAGTGCTGGTCGGCGTCGATTTCGCCTCGCTGGACGTTCCCGACGCGGAGGGGAGTCCCGAGGAGTACGTCGAGGGACTCGAACACGAGCGACAGAAGCTCGAATCCAAACTCGATAGCGTCGAGAACGACCTCGAAAACGTCAAACTCGACACCGCGGGCTTCCTGCTGGCGGCCGAGGAGAAGCTGAGCATCGACGTGCAGAAGGCCGAAGCGCCGCTCAACTTCGCCACGACCGAGAACGCGTTCGTCGCCGAGGGCTGGATTCCGACCGACCGATACACCGAACTCGCCAGTGCGCTCGGCGATGCGGTCGGCGACAGAGTGGAAGTGGACGAACTCGAACGCGCGTCGTACGACGCTCACGGTGTCCACGGTCACGAGGAACCCGCTTCGCAGGACGAACACGGTTCGGGTGAGGTCGCCGCCGACGGCGGCACCACGATGGACGACGAGCAACCGCCGGTCGTGCAGGACAACCCCGGCGCGGTCAAGCCCTTCGAGTTGCTGGTCGAGACCATCAACCGGCCGAAGTACTTCGAGTTCGACCCGACGGTCGTCCTGTTCCTGACGTTCCCGGCGTTCTTCGGGTTCATGATTGGGGACCTCGGGTACGGACTCCTCTACTTGGGAGTCGGCTACTGGCTCTACAGTTCCTTCGACAATCCGGCGTTCAAGAGTCTCGGCGGCATCGCGCTGTGGGCGGGCGGATTCACCGCGCTGTTCGGCGTGCTGTACGGCGAAATCTTCGGCTTGCACCAACTCGGCGAAGTCGTCTGGGGCGGCCACCCGCCAATCAAGAAGGGTCTCCAGCCGGTCAACTCTAGCTTCGCGCTGTCGTGGATGACCATCTCGGTGCTGGCGGGCCTACTCCACATGACCGTCGGGTACATCTTCGGCTTCATCGAAGAGGTCGGCCACAACCCGGTCGATGCAGTCCTCGAGAGCGGTTCGTGGGTCCTGCTGTTCGCCGGTATCTGGACGTGGATATTCAGCACGCAGGCCCAAGGCACGAAGCCCGACTTCCTGTTCAGCGTGTTCAACGGCGACCCGTTCGCGTTCGGCTTCGGAGGCTTCTCGCCCGCCGTCGGGACCATCGGTCTCGCCATCGGCGGCGTCGGGTTCCTGCTCTACCTCGCCGGTGAGGTCAAGCACTTCGGCGGTCCGGGCGTCGTCATCGGCGCGCTGGAGAGTCTGAGCGTCCTCTCGGACGCCCTGTCGTACACCCGGATTGCGGCCGTGCTACTGGCGAAAGCGGGGATGGCCTTCGCGGTCAACCTCCTGTTCTTCGGTGTCTACGTCACCGGGGAGGGTTCCCACGCCGAGTGGCACTTCGGCATCGGTCACATGCCCGAAGTCGGCACGATGTACCACGGCCACGAGGTGACGAGCCACATGTTCGGCGGACTGGTTCACTCCGGTATCGCCGGACTGCTCGTCGGTCTCCTCGTACTCGTCATCGGCCACCTGCTCGTGCTGGCGCTCGGTATCACCAGCGCCGGTCTGCAGGCGGTCCGTCTCGAGTACGTCGAGTTCTTCGGCAAGTTCTACGAGGGCGGCGGCGAGGAGTACGAACCGTTCGGCTACGACCGGTCGTACACCACGCAGGACTGA
- a CDS encoding F0F1 ATP synthase subunit C, producing MLELAPAFVDAAALLAQEGAAAAPAIPNKAAAALAVGLAALGAGYAERGIGSAAVGAIAEDESLFGTGLILTVLPETLVILALVAVFLVPQ from the coding sequence ATGCTCGAACTTGCACCTGCATTCGTCGACGCTGCCGCATTGCTCGCACAAGAAGGCGCCGCCGCCGCTCCCGCCATCCCGAACAAGGCCGCCGCCGCACTCGCAGTCGGTCTCGCGGCCCTCGGTGCTGGCTACGCGGAGCGCGGTATCGGTAGCGCCGCGGTCGGTGCCATCGCGGAAGACGAGAGCCTCTTCGGTACGGGCCTCATCCTGACGGTCCTGCCCGAGACGCTCGTCATCTTGGCGCTGGTCGCTGTGTTCCTCGTCCCGCAATAG
- a CDS encoding V-type ATP synthase subunit E, whose translation MSLDTVVEDIRNEARERAKEIRSEGDERAEEIISEAESDADEILAEQERETEQTIAQEREQKLSSAKLEAKQKRLEARRDVLQDVRASVEERIADLEGDRREELTRELLDAASEEFEDGDTVHVYGKPEDDELLTDVVADYDGYEYAGEYDCLGGVVVESEQSRLRVNNTFDSVLEDVWEDNLQDVSKRLFEQ comes from the coding sequence ATGAGTTTGGACACAGTAGTTGAGGATATTCGAAACGAGGCCCGCGAGCGCGCGAAGGAAATTCGTTCGGAGGGCGACGAGCGCGCAGAGGAAATTATCTCCGAGGCAGAGAGCGACGCCGACGAGATTCTCGCGGAGCAAGAACGGGAGACCGAGCAGACAATCGCCCAAGAGCGCGAACAGAAGCTCTCCAGCGCCAAGCTGGAAGCCAAGCAGAAACGCCTCGAAGCGCGACGAGACGTGTTGCAGGACGTTCGCGCTTCGGTCGAAGAACGCATCGCCGACCTCGAAGGCGACCGGCGCGAGGAACTGACGCGCGAACTGCTCGACGCCGCCAGCGAGGAGTTCGAAGACGGCGACACCGTTCACGTCTACGGTAAGCCCGAGGACGACGAACTCCTCACCGATGTCGTGGCCGATTACGACGGCTACGAGTACGCGGGCGAGTACGACTGTCTCGGCGGCGTCGTCGTCGAGAGCGAGCAGTCCCGACTGCGCGTGAACAACACGTTCGACTCGGTGCTGGAGGATGTCTGGGAGGACAACCTTCAGGACGTTAGCAAACGCCTCTTCGAGCAATGA